A window of Clostridium taeniosporum genomic DNA:
TTTTTTATATTTCCAGGTATTGAATCAACAATTGCTTCACGCACATTAAATAACGTTAATAATATAAATATAATACCTTCTAAAAATACCGCTGTTAACGCAAATTGATAAGAATATCCCATACTAAGTACTATTGTAAATGCAAAGAATGCGTTTAATCCCATTCCTGGCGCTTGTGCAAATGGTAATTTAGCATACAATCCCATAATTAATGTTGCAACTACTGCTGATAATGCTGTTGCTGTAAACACTGCACCATTATCCATTCCAGCTGCTGATAATATAGATGGATTTACTATTAATATGTACGCCATTGTCATAAATGTAGTAATACCTGCTACGATTTCTGTTTTAACATTTGTTTTGTTTTTAGTAAGTCCGAAATACTTATCTAGCATTCCATTCTCTTCAAATATTTTTTTCATAAAACCACTCTTTCGTAAATCTTTTTTCCACCTGAACTATAATAAGGTATTTTTCGATTTTTTGCAACAGTTTTATGAATAATTTCATTGAATATGGTATTTATTTTCGCTTTTCTTGTGATTTTTACGAATATTATTATTTGTTTATAAGTGAAATAATTCGTGTTTATAATAAGAACATCACTACTTTCTAATATTTCTCATATTATATATATTCTAATTACCAATGTACAATTTTTAATGATTAATTAATAAATACATTTCAATAAAATTTTTAATACTATAGATATTAATTATTAAAACTTATATATTAAAAATAGTATTAACACTACACACCTATTATAGGTTGCTCAATATTTCTTTTAGATATAGCTTTTAAACCTCTTAAGATATAATAAGATGAAGCAAGTCCTAATACATTCCCTATATTAATATCTACATTGGGTTTAAGAGAATAAGTAATTTCACCATTAATATATTTTTGATATAAATCATTGTATCTTATAAAACCAACTTCTGTAAATATTGATCGTGAAATAATTCCAAGATTCACCGCTTCTAATATTGGAATATCAGGATTAGGTAATGTGGTAGGATCTACTTCATTTCTATATTTACTATAAACTAGTTCAATACTTTCCAAAATTGATATATAACCAAGTATATCTGCATATATAGATATTATCTGAGCACATTTTTGTATATCTAATAATCTTAATTCCTTTATATCCTCTTGTGTAAAGTTTTCTGTACTGTTTTCTTTCGTATCTTCGTTATCCATTTTGCTATTATAGAAGTTGTTATATTTATGATTTGAATCTTGTCTCAACTCCTTTCAACTCCTCTGCTTTATTGTATTTGATTTATAATAAATAAATTTAAATATACACTAATTTATATGAATACATTCATAATTTAATGATATTTCTAATTTAAATACAATATAACTCTTTCTTTTTTAATATAATCTAAGTTTATTTAAAAAAGAAATAAATAAGTATGTACATAATAACTATACTAGTTAATAACTTAATTAAAGATAAAATAAAATCTTCTAAAGTAAACTTTTTCATCAAATAGCCCTCCATTAAAATCTTTTAATAAATATTAATCTTACATAATCAAAGTACATTATATATTACAAGGTATACATAATTATTAATTTAATATGTCATATTTTATAAGTCTAAATTTAATTAAAGTTAATACTCTAAACATAATAAAAACCACCTAAATACCCTATAGGTATTTAAGTGATTTTTATTTTATATGTTAGTATTATACTTTTAAATTAAATTCATTCATCATATCATTTAAAGTTTCTACTTGAGCAGTTAATTCTTCACTTGTTGCAGCACTTTCTTCAGCTATTGCTGAAGTAGATTGTACAACATCTGCTATTTGTTCAATTCCTTCATTTATTTGTTTTATAGACATTTCTTCATTCTCAGCTGAAATCACTATGTTATTGACTAAATTTGATGTATTTTTAATTTCTTCTACAACTTCAATTAATGACATTGCTGTGTTTTCTGCTATATCTTTCCCTTTGTTTACAGATGTTATTGAATTTTCTATTAACTCAGAAGTTCTTTTAACAGCTACCGAACAACTTTCTGCAAGTTTTCTTACTTCTTCTGCTACCACTGCGAATCCTTTTCCTGCTTCCCCTGCTCTTGCTGCTTCTATTGCTGCATTTAGAGATAAAAGATTTGTCTGGTCTGCTATTGATGCAATTGTAATTATTATATTATTTATGTCATTTGATGCACCTTCCATATCTTCCATTGCACAAAGCATTTCTGTCATTTTCTTGTTACTGTTTTCTACGTTTTTAACTAAATTGTCTGTTATTTTCTTGATTTTTTCAGCACCTTTAGTTGATTCTTGAACTTTTGTATTTATTTCTGATATATTAGCAGTTAATTCTTGTATAGAACTTGCCTCATTTGTAGCACCTTCTGATAACATTTGTGCTACTTTTGAAACTTGACTAGCTTCTCCATTTACTTCTTCAGTAGCACATTGTATTTGATTGAAAGCTATATTTAACGTTTCAATAATATCTTCTAAAGATTCTCTAATTTTAATAAAATCTCCTATGTACTCAATATCTAACTTAACATCTAAATCTTTATTAGATACTTGTTCTAATTTAGATGATATGTCATTAACATATATTTGTAAAGTTTTTATCATATTATCAAATATATTAGCAAATTCTCCAAATTCATCTTTTAAATTTAAATACTCTTTATCTATATTCTCTTTTAAATTTCCATTACCAATATTATTTGCAATATTTTTTAAATACGCTAGTGGATTTATTATAGATTTAGTAACTTTTACTGATATCCTTGAAGCAACTATCGCATTAACTACAAGTAGTATTAAAAAAATAACTATTGAAATTATAACTTTTAAATTTGCATCCCTAGCAAATTCATCTGCATTTTCTTGTGCTTCTTTTTGAATTATTTTTGCTCTATTATACATTTCTTCAAAAGCTGGATAATACTCAGCTTCTAACACTTCTTTAGCAGTATCAAATTCTCCATTTTCTATGCTACCTATTACTTTTTCCCTTACAAGTACAGCTTTGTTATAAGACTCTTCATAA
This region includes:
- a CDS encoding methyl-accepting chemotaxis protein — translated: MRKKLADLSVEKRLKKGFNTMIIFTIVIMSIGIISLISVGNSLNKMKEESHKVAVNAVEICDNLGNVGRELRGIVLYKDYDKFKESLNKSTNILKVKLEEIKPLIDNKQLIIDYEESYNKAVLVREKVIGSIENGEFDTAKEVLEAEYYPAFEEMYNRAKIIQKEAQENADEFARDANLKVIISIVIFLILLVVNAIVASRISVKVTKSIINPLAYLKNIANNIGNGNLKENIDKEYLNLKDEFGEFANIFDNMIKTLQIYVNDISSKLEQVSNKDLDVKLDIEYIGDFIKIRESLEDIIETLNIAFNQIQCATEEVNGEASQVSKVAQMLSEGATNEASSIQELTANISEINTKVQESTKGAEKIKKITDNLVKNVENSNKKMTEMLCAMEDMEGASNDINNIIITIASIADQTNLLSLNAAIEAARAGEAGKGFAVVAEEVRKLAESCSVAVKRTSELIENSITSVNKGKDIAENTAMSLIEVVEEIKNTSNLVNNIVISAENEEMSIKQINEGIEQIADVVQSTSAIAEESAATSEELTAQVETLNDMMNEFNLKV